From Phragmites australis chromosome 5, lpPhrAust1.1, whole genome shotgun sequence, a single genomic window includes:
- the LOC133919615 gene encoding uncharacterized protein LOC133919615, which yields MSLDLLSGRFSFSYCAAAKPPSKKRIAFVAAAGASPSPPPARSHEVSSFRRRRVRAVPSVPSKQASRPAVSGSSGTAKRRRRRRKVEEEKGGGGGSGECVPSTVEASISVGTLYQNGDPLGRKELGRCVVEWLRQGMRSMASKFASAELEGDLAAAALALEWGSAEGRLGFVIQAQPYLSAIPMPQGLEALCLKACTHHPTLFDHFQRELRDVLLSCQNQGLIFDWRSTQSWRILKEMANSSQHRAVVRGTSPRPKAKAVHSSIGVSLKKVKLMQDRIEEFVRHMSDLLRIERDVELEFTQEELNATPMLDDDSEPPKPVEYLVSHGQAQQEQCDTICNLTVISSSTGLGGLHLVLFRVEGGHKLPPTTLSPGDMVCVRTCNSRGEGATSCKQGFVYNLGEDGCSITVALESRHGDATFSMLFGKSVRIDRIQGLADALTYERNLEALMLLHGNGLQKDNASIGVVATLFGDSKDVVKMAGNNLTDWDESSGPDLRLSERYAYDASQLRALKLGLNKKRPVLIIQGPPGTGKTVLLTELIVHAVQQGERVLVTAPSNAAVDNMVERLSSTGLNIVRVGNPVRLSPSVASKSLGEIVNGRLRQFRKELERKRTDLRKDLRHCIEDDSLAAGIRQLLKQLGRDLEKKEKETIREVLSDAQVVLSTNTGAADPLIRRTGCFDLVIIDEAGQAIEPSCWIPILQGKRCILAGDHCQLAPVILSRKALDGGLGISLLERASPLHDDLLTTRLTVQYRMHDSIAMWASNEMYHGLLKSSRSVASHLLADSPVVKATWITRCPLLLLDTRMPYGALNIGCKEHLDPAGTGSFYNEGEADIVTQHVLNLVHCGVSPTAIVVQSPYIAQVQLLRDKLEEYPGLSAVEVSTIDSFQGREVDAVVISMVRSNPLGAVGFLGDSRRINVAITRARKHVTVVCDTSTICHSTFLARLHRHIRRYGQVKHVAPGSLDGVSGLGFNQPTLPSIS from the exons ATGTCGCTTGATCTCCTCTCTGGCAGGTTCTCGTTCTCGTACTGCGCCGCGGCGAAGCCCCCGAGCAAGAAGAGGATTGCTTTTGTTGCCGCTGCTGgcgcctcgccgtcgccgccgccggcacgCTCACATGAAGTCTCGTCTTTCCGGCGAAGGCGCGTGCGAGCCGTGCCGTCGGTTCCCAGCAAACAGGCGTCCCGGCCTGCCGTCAGCGGCAGCAGCGGCACGGCgaagcggcggaggcggaggaggaaggtggaggaagagaaaggaggaggaggaggcagcggcgagTGCGTGCCGTCGACGGTGGAGGCATCCATAAGCGTGGGGACGCTGTACCAGAATGGCGACCCTCTGGGGCGGAAGGAGCTCGGGCGGTGCGTGGTGGAGTGGCTGCGGCAGGGCATGCGGTCCATGGCGTCCAAGTTCGCCTCAGCCGAGCTGGAGGGCGACCTCGCCGCGGCGGCATTGGCTCTGGAGTGGGGGTCGGCGGAGGGCAGGCTCGGGTTCGTGATCCAGGCGCAGCCGTACCTCTCGGCCATCCCCATGCCGCAGGGTCTGGAGGCGCTCTGCCTCAAGGCCTGCACGCACCACCCCACCCTGTTCGACCATTTCCAGCGCGAGCTCCGTGATGTTCTGCTCAGTTGCCAGAACCAGGGGCTCATCTTCGACTGGCGATCAACGCAGTCATGGAGGATTTTGAAGGAAATGGCCAATTCTTCTCAGCACCGGGCTGTCGTGCGTGGGACATCACCACGGCCTAAAGCCAAAGCCGTGCACAGCAGCATTGGTGTAAGCCTTAAGAAGGTGAAGCTGATGCAGGACAGAATTGAAGAATTTGTTAGGCATATGTCGGATCTTCTTCGCATCGAGCGAGACGTGGAGCTGGAGTTTACGCAGGAGGAGCTGAATGCCACTCCCATGCTTGATGATGATTCTGAGCCGCCCAAGCCGGTTGAGTACCTAGTTAGCCATGGTCAGGCTCAGCAGGAGCAGTGCGACACCATTTGCAACTTGACTGTGATCAGCAGCTCAACTG GATTAGGAGGCCTACATTTGGTCCTATTCAGAGTTGAAGGTGGTCATAAGCTGCCTCCAACCACATTATCTCCTGGGGACATGGTTTGTGTGAGAACTTGTAATAGCCGTGGTGAGGGAGCCACTTCTTGCAAGCAAGGATTTGTTTATAATCTTGGGGAAGATGGTTGCAGCATTACCGTTGCTCTGGAGTCACGCCATGGTGATGCTACCTTCTCCATGCTTTTCGGGAAAAGCGTGCGCATTGACCGAATTCAGGGATTGGCTGATGCTCTTACATATGAG CGCAATCTTGAAGCGTTAATGCTTCTTCATGGGAATGGCTTACAGAAAGATAATGCTTCCATTGGAGTGGTAGCAACACTGTTTGGGGACAGCAAAGATGTTGTGAAGATGGCGGGGAATAACCTGACTGACTGGGATGAATCGAGTGGACCTGATCTGAGGCTATCAGAGAGGTATGCATATGATGCCTCCCAGTTAAGGGCCCTTAAATTAGGCTTGAACAAAAAGAGGCCCGTTCTAATCATCCAAGGGCCTCCTGGCACGGGCAAGACAGTCTTGCTCACTGAGCTCATTGTACATGCTGTGCAGCAGGGTGAGCGTGTACTTGTGACAGCTCCAAGCAATGCGGCAGTCGATAACATGGTTGAAAGGTTGTCAAGTACTGGCCTGAACATTGTACGAGTTGGAAACCCTGTTCGGCTATCACCCTCTGTTGCTTCAAAATCCTTGGGGGAAATTGTGAATGGCAGGCTTAGACAATTCAGGAAAGAGCTTGAGAGAAAGAGAACAGACTTAAGAAAGGACCTGAGGCATTGCATAGAGGATGATTCTTTAGCCGCCGGCATTCGCCAATTGCTGAAGCAACTCGGTAGGGatctggaaaagaaagaaaaggaaacaatcAGGGAAGTGCTCTCCGATGCACAGGTTGTACTATCCACTAACACAGGGGCAGCTGATCCACTTATCAGGAGAACTGGTTGCTTTGACTTGGTAATTATAGATGAAGCAGGGCAAGCAATTGAGCCATCCTGCTGGATACCTATATTACAGGGAAAACGCTGTATTCTTGCTGGTGATCATTGCCAGCTTGCACCTGTTATATTGTCGAGGAAGGCCTTGGATGGTGGGCTTGGCATATCTTTATTGGAAAGGGCTTCACCGTTGCATGATGACTTACTGACTACAAGACTGACAGTCCAGTACAGAATGCATGATTCAATAGCCATGTGGGCATCTAACGAGATGTACCATGGGTTGCTTAAATCCTCTCGTTCGGTCGCTTCACATCTTCTTGCTGACTCTCCAGTTGTCAAG GCTACTTGGATAACACGTTGCCCACTGCTCTTACTTGATACTCGGATGCCATATGGAGCCCTAAACATTGGTTGCAAGGAGCATTTAGACCCTGCTGGCACAGGTTCATTTTATAATGAAGGAGAAGCAGATATAGTCACACAGCATGTTCTTAATCTTGTCCATTGTG GAGTGTCTCCAACTGCAATAGTTGTTCAGTCTCCCTACATTGCTCAAGTGCAACTGTTAAGAGATAAGCTAGAAGAATATCCAGGGCTTTCTGCTGTTGAGGTTTCAACCATAGATAGCTTTCAGGGGAGGGAGGTGGATGCAGTGGTCATATCGATG GTTCGCTCAAATCCACTGGGAGCTGTGGGGTTCTTGGGTGACAGCAGACGCATCAATGTGGCTATCACAAGGGCACGCAAGCATGTCACTGTGGTTTGTGATACCTCTACCATTTGTCACAGCACCTTCCTGGCCAGGCTCCACCGCCATATCAGGCGGTATGGGCAAGTGAAACACGTTGCCCCTGGTTCCTTGGATGGGGTTTCTGGCCTTGGCTTCAATCAACCTACTCTCCCCTCTATCAGCTAA
- the LOC133919617 gene encoding lipid phosphate phosphatase epsilon 2, chloroplastic-like encodes MPCLLLPAPRPCSCLIASVSRPPHCKDRFLPPRTGRRPRLRLGVRMAKMARDESGASPEVGVSGEVDAILGGEESPGARREASRWAPVEAALNRMSKWLVAGSFAFAALWKHDAEIMWALIGAVVNSLLSQILKKMLNHERPASALRSDPGMPSSHAQSIFYAATILVLSLFYWLGTNYLTMILGPATLSMATYLSWLRVSQRLHTLNQVVVGAAVGSALGALWLLLWHSLVQEAFASSLLVKIAVILGSAVFCVGFVIYMIRHWLEDE; translated from the exons ATGCCCTGCTTGCTGCTTCCAGCTCCACGCCCTTGCTCGTGCTTAATCGCCTCGGTGAGTCGGCCACCACACTGCAAAGATCGGTTCCTGCCGCCCCGGACCGGGAGGCGGCCAAGGTTGCGGCTTGGCGTGCGCATGGCCAAGATGGCCAGGGACGAGAGCGGGGCCTCACCGGAGGTCGGCGTTTCCGGGGAGGTCGACGCGATTCTGGGAGGGGAGGAGTCGCCTGGCGCGAGGCGGGAAGCGTCCCGGTGGGCACCCGTGGAGGCGGCGCTGAATCGGATG AGTAAATGGCTGGTGGCTGGTTCTTTTGCTTTTGCAGCCCTTTGGAAGCATGATGCTGAAATTATGTGGGCTTTGATCGGTGCTGTCGTCAACAGTCTGCTTTCACAAATTCTTAAAAAGATGCTCAACCATGAAAGACCTGCATCAGCTTTACGGTCTGATCCTGGGATGCCATCATCCCATGCACAATCCATATTCTATGCTGCCACCATCCTAGTTCTTTCAT TGTTCTACTGGCTTGGGACAAATTATCTGACTATGATTCTTGGGCCTGCAACTCTGTCAATGGCCACCTATCTA TCGTGGTTACGGGTGTCGCAGCGTCTTCATACTCTAAACCAGGTTGTGGTGGGAGCTGCTGTAGGATCTGCCTTGGGTGCTCTATGGCTTCTGCTCTGGCATTCGCTCGTGCAGGAGGCATTTGCTTCTTCACTGTTGGTCAAGATTGCAGTCATCCTGGGGTCAGCAGTATTTTGTGTTGGTTTTGTCATCTACATGATTCGTCACTGGCTCGAGGATGAGTAA
- the LOC133919616 gene encoding uncharacterized protein LOC133919616 — MPTITHYVLDPFLETGSPAQTQKVVSKPPSAPPDKASEKPIPVPVAPVRTQTSPVLYATPESTPLPDSPSSFPGTWSPYLINHKRRGASLAKTLSQGDVGSEGSQPKLPVKLPALPKRSEPIEVQEPEFVFQQAGNGQAEGDSSVEETLNGQNGLLQKGKGSVKAKNELDQLEFEFQHGSLDALVRPVNVGRPLNGGTPRNCESDAFFELQESQSVASNTENDDAGVYERWWKPSNPLGTSVGTPGAEFYDAFEEISSDGGTRSLRCMDDDLCEMRLSLSMEIERRKQAEEALENWQKEWKKLSHHLSLIALSLPSPCITENTGDSSMDPGAELCQQITVSQLVSAAIARGFARAEVESEMETMIASKNFEIARLSDRVQYYEAANREMSQRNQEAIEMSRQQQNNRKKRQKWFWGSVGLAVTLGATAIAWSYLPSSQPQASADSNSATGD; from the exons ATGCCGACCATCACGCACTACGTGCTGGACCCCTTCCTGGAGACCGGGTCGCCTGCGCAAACCCAGAAGGTCGTGTCCAAGCCGCCGTCTGCGCCTCCGGACAAGGCCTCCGAGAAGCCAATACCTGTGCCGGTGGCTCCTGTTAGGACGCAGACGTCACCGGTGCTCTACGCCACACCTGAGAGCACGCCTTTGCCGGATTCGCCCTCCTCATTTCCGGGAACCTGGTCGCCTTACCTCATCAATCATAAACGACGGGGGGCCTCCCTTGCCAAGACCCTTTCTCAGGGTGATGTTGGGAGTGAGGGCAGCCAACCGAAGCTCCCTGTGAAACTGCCTGCTTTGCCAAAAAGGAGTGAACCCATTGAAGTGCAGGAGCCTGAGTTTGTGTTTCAGCAAGCAGGCAATGGTCAAGCTGAAGGTGACAGTAGTGTTGAGGAGACTTTGAACGGGCAGAATGGATTGCTCCAAAAGGGCAAGGGCTCTGTGAAAGCCAAAAATGAGCTGGATCAGCTGGAGTTTGAGTTTCAGCATGGAAGTCTTGATGCACTAGTGAGGCCTGTCAATGTTGGAAGGCCTTTGAATGGTGGGACACCAAGAAATTGTGAGAGTGATGCCTTCTTTGAACTTCAGGAATCACAGAGTGTGGCTAGTAACACCGAGAATGATGATGCTGGTGTGTATGAGCGGTGGTGGAAGCCCAGTAACCCTCTTGGGACTTCTGTTGGCACACCTGGTGCAGAATTTTACGATGCATTTGAAG AAATATCCAGTGATGGTGGAACTCGATCTTTgcgatgcatggatgatgaccTTTGTGAAATGAGGTTAAGTCTGTCAATGGAAattgagaggaggaaacaagctGAAGAAGCACTTGAGAACTGGCAAAAGGAATGGAAGAAGCTGAGTCACCACCTATCACTCATTGCCTTGTCACTTCCATCTCCATGTATAACTGAGAATACTGGTGATTCAAGTATGGATCCTGGAGCTGAGTTGTGCCAGCAAATAACTGTTTCACAACTTGTATCTGCTGCTATTGCACGGGGTTTTGCTCGTGCTGAAGTTGAATCAGAGATGGAAACCATGATTGCATCAAAAAACTTTGAGATTGCAAGGCTATCAGATAGGGTCCAGTACTATGAAGCTGCAAACAGGGAGATGTCTCAAAGGAACCAAGAAGCTATCG AGATGTCAAGGCAACAACAGAACAACCGTAAGAAGAGACAGAAGTGGTTCTGGGGTTCAGTTGGGCTTGCAGTCACCCTTGGTGCAACAGCCATTGCCTGGTCGTACCTACCTTCATCGCAGCCCCAAGCCAGTGCAGACTCAAATAGCGCCACCGGTGACTAG
- the LOC133919618 gene encoding ornithine carbamoyltransferase, chloroplastic-like, translated as MAAISGSHLVLSSPTVSRRLRQPLPLPARTARPVAASSSVTRRGVAAAAVSSPAVAASAGKDAKQVPKDFLHINDFDKDTIVKILNRAIEVKAMIKSGDRSFQPFKGKSMAMIFAKPSMRTRVSFETGFFLLGGHAIYLGPDDIQMGKREETRDVARVLSGYNDIIMARLFAHQDILELAKYASVPVINGLTDYNHPCQIMADALTMIEHIGRIENTKVVYVGDGNNIVHSWLLLAAVLPLHFVCACPKGFEPDAKTVEIARSAGISKIEIINDPREAVKGADVVYTDVWASMGQKEEADYRKQKFQGFMVHEALMEIAGSKAYLMHCLPAERGVEVTDGVIEAPNSIVFPQAENRMHAQNAIMLHMLGA; from the exons ATGGCAGCGATCTCCGGCAGCCACCTCGTCCTCTCCTCCCCCACCGTATCCCGCCGCCTCCgccagccgctccctctccctgCGCGCACCGCGCGCCCAGTCGCCGCCTCGTCCTCCGTTACCCGACGCGgggtggccgccgccgcggtgtCCAGCCCCGCCGTGGCTGCCTCCGCCGGGAAAGATG CCAAACAAGTTCCTAAGGATTTCCTTCATATCAATGATTTTGACAAGGATACAATAGTGAAAATTCTTAATCGGGCGATTGAGGTTAAGGCAATGATTAAGTCTGGAGACAGGAGCTTCCAACCATTCAAAGGAAAGTCAATGGCAATGATTTTCGCCAAGCCATCAATGAGGACCCGCGTTTCATTCGAGACAGGATTCTTCTTACTTGGTGGGCATGCCATTTATTTGGGTCCTGATGATATCCAGATGGGTAAGCGTGAGGAGACTCGTGATGTTGCTCGGGTACTTTCTGGCTATAATGACATCATTATGGCGAGGCTTTTTGCTCACCAG GATATTCTGGAGCTGGCTAAATATGCATCTGTACCTGTCATAAATGGTCTCACGGACTATAACCATCCATGCCAGATAATGGCTGATGCACTTACTATGATTGAGCACATTGGTCGTATTGAAAACACCAAG GTTGTCTATGTTGGCGATGGAAACAATATTGTGCACTCATGGCTTCTATTGGCTGCTGTACTTCCTTTACACTTCGTATGTGCTTGCCCCAAGGGATTTGAGCCAGATGCAAAGACTGTGGAGATTGCCAGGAGTGCTGGAATCAGTAAGATTGAAATAATAAATGATCCCAGGGAAGCAGTTAAGGGAGCAGATGTTGTTTATACAGATGTTTGGGCCAGCATGGGACAAAAGGAAGAAGCTGATTATAGAAAACAAAAGTTCCAAGGATTCATG GTGCATGAAGCCCTGATGGAGATTGCTGGTTCGAAGGCCTACCTTATGCATTGTTTGCCTGCAGAGAGAGGGGTGGAGGTGACAGACGGTGTCATCGAGGCTCCCAACTCAATCGTGTTCCCTCAGGCTGAGAACAGGATGCACGCGCAGAATGCCATCATGCTTCATATGCTCGGCGCTTAA